The Zobellia alginiliquefaciens genome contains a region encoding:
- a CDS encoding ABC transporter permease subunit: MSLRIKKANIGVLFFILIGIVPFAAAFIYALLYSFGVTGVANDGFTLKFWETVIASGSFFKSLGFSVLIALVAVVISVGGALWITLKFKEQLESRFFSFIIYLPLAIPGIVTGFFTFQLFSKGGFLARISHKLGFITEASQFPDLVNDGLAFGIILSFIALIMPFFILLFLNVYKNERVEELSILAQSLGASANQIAKKIFLPILIKKTWVLIVLYFIFLLGAYEVPLILGQESPQMLSVLIIQEIKQYDLDKISEGYVVAVLYTIIVSVTAIALFLPKRKTAYAN; the protein is encoded by the coding sequence ATGTCATTGAGAATTAAGAAAGCCAACATAGGCGTACTATTTTTTATACTTATAGGTATAGTTCCTTTTGCCGCGGCATTTATATATGCCCTGCTGTACAGTTTTGGTGTTACTGGTGTAGCAAACGATGGTTTTACTTTAAAATTCTGGGAAACCGTAATTGCATCCGGCTCATTTTTTAAATCACTAGGGTTTAGCGTTTTAATTGCCTTGGTTGCGGTGGTTATTTCGGTTGGTGGGGCACTTTGGATAACACTAAAATTTAAAGAGCAATTAGAAAGCCGTTTTTTCTCCTTTATTATCTATTTGCCTTTGGCGATTCCAGGTATTGTTACCGGCTTTTTTACATTCCAGCTTTTTTCTAAAGGAGGTTTTTTAGCCCGTATTAGCCATAAGTTAGGGTTTATTACAGAGGCTTCTCAGTTTCCGGATTTGGTAAATGATGGTTTAGCATTCGGTATCATACTGTCTTTTATCGCCCTGATTATGCCTTTTTTTATATTACTTTTTCTAAATGTTTATAAAAACGAACGTGTAGAGGAACTTTCTATTTTGGCACAATCACTGGGAGCCAGTGCCAATCAAATTGCAAAAAAGATCTTTTTGCCTATTCTAATTAAAAAGACCTGGGTGCTTATCGTGCTCTATTTTATTTTTCTTTTAGGGGCTTATGAGGTCCCCTTAATTTTAGGTCAAGAATCACCTCAAATGCTGTCTGTTCTAATTATTCAAGAGATTAAACAATATGATCTGGATAAAATTTCCGAAGGATATGTTGTTGCTGTATTGTATACGATAATTGTCTCGGTGACCGCAATTGCATTGTTTCTCCCCAAAAGAAAAACAGCCTATGCGAATTAA
- a CDS encoding glycosyltransferase family 9 protein — MAKNKPEHLLVIRLSAMGDVAMTVPVLVALSKQYPTLKITLLTRKFFSPMFATLPNVSVYEADVKGRHKGVFGLWKLYKELRKLKIDAVADLHNVLRSKVLKKYFRYGGFPVVQIDKGRAEKKALTSSKSKVFKPLKSTHQRYVDVFQKLGFPIDLSQNMVLAKADLSDEIIKITGSDSKKWIGIAPFAAFKGKTYPLELMEEVIATLNKTNAYKIFLFGGGPIQEKQLEVFSNQFENCLNMVGRLSFDKELILISNLDAMLSMDSGNAHLGAMFGIPVITIWGVTHPYAGFFPFAQNMDNALCADREKFPLIPTSIYGNKMPENYKMAMHTIQPEQVVQKIEQVLNADKNSD, encoded by the coding sequence GTGGCCAAAAATAAACCAGAACATTTGTTGGTCATACGGCTTTCGGCCATGGGTGATGTCGCTATGACCGTTCCTGTTCTTGTGGCGCTCTCAAAACAATACCCAACCCTGAAAATTACGCTGCTAACGCGTAAATTTTTTAGTCCCATGTTTGCTACGTTACCAAACGTTAGCGTTTATGAAGCAGATGTAAAGGGAAGACATAAAGGGGTTTTTGGCCTTTGGAAACTTTACAAAGAACTTAGAAAACTGAAAATTGATGCAGTTGCCGATCTGCACAATGTGCTGCGCAGCAAAGTCTTAAAAAAATATTTCAGGTATGGTGGCTTTCCGGTTGTACAAATTGATAAAGGGAGGGCAGAAAAAAAAGCGTTGACCTCTAGTAAATCAAAAGTGTTCAAACCATTAAAATCTACGCATCAGAGGTATGTTGATGTTTTTCAGAAGTTAGGTTTCCCTATCGATTTATCACAAAATATGGTATTGGCTAAAGCGGATCTGTCAGATGAAATAATTAAAATCACCGGATCTGATTCTAAAAAGTGGATTGGTATTGCCCCTTTCGCTGCTTTTAAAGGTAAAACCTATCCATTGGAATTAATGGAAGAGGTTATTGCTACACTGAACAAAACCAATGCATATAAAATTTTCCTTTTCGGAGGAGGCCCTATTCAAGAGAAACAGCTGGAAGTTTTTAGTAATCAATTTGAGAACTGTCTTAATATGGTAGGTAGACTATCGTTTGATAAGGAGTTGATACTGATTTCAAATTTAGATGCCATGTTATCCATGGATAGCGGTAATGCACATTTGGGGGCTATGTTCGGTATTCCAGTAATTACAATTTGGGGAGTTACCCATCCGTATGCCGGATTCTTTCCATTTGCTCAAAACATGGATAACGCCCTTTGCGCCGATCGAGAAAAATTTCCCCTTATTCCAACATCTATTTACGGTAATAAAATGCCTGAGAATTACAAGATGGCAATGCACACCATTCAGCCTGAACAAGTGGTACAGAAAATAGAACAGGTTCTTAATGCCGATAAAAATTCGGATTAA
- a CDS encoding TetR/AcrR family transcriptional regulator, producing MTKSLKRMATMQRMQVTGLELFYRNGYYNTSVDDILKELSLSKGAFYYHFESKEDFFIQIIENLLVRKMYSQLIEPIEGHDNTIDLITQCFEEALETAVHNEFDFGFVLSNFINEFNGKNETVMKHLNDILRIWEVNLVSAVQRGKFNGHIDRHVDSEGVAVYLMSSYIGVRTLMVETAPSARKYRFMSQLRQYFKSIEPKRETV from the coding sequence ATGACCAAGAGTTTAAAACGCATGGCAACCATGCAAAGAATGCAAGTAACAGGACTAGAGCTTTTCTATAGAAACGGATACTATAATACAAGTGTAGATGACATCTTAAAGGAGTTATCCTTATCTAAAGGAGCCTTTTACTACCATTTTGAATCTAAAGAAGATTTCTTCATTCAAATCATTGAGAACCTGCTTGTTCGTAAAATGTACAGTCAACTTATTGAGCCTATAGAAGGTCATGATAATACTATAGACCTCATTACCCAGTGTTTTGAAGAGGCTTTAGAAACTGCTGTTCACAATGAATTCGACTTCGGTTTTGTATTAAGTAATTTCATTAACGAGTTTAATGGTAAAAACGAAACCGTGATGAAGCATCTGAATGACATTCTGCGTATCTGGGAGGTAAATTTAGTATCTGCTGTACAACGCGGAAAATTTAACGGGCATATTGATAGACATGTAGATAGTGAAGGTGTTGCTGTTTATCTTATGAGCTCTTATATTGGTGTTAGAACTTTAATGGTAGAAACGGCCCCTAGCGCGCGTAAATACCGTTTCATGTCTCAGTTACGTCAGTATTTTAAATCTATAGAACCGAAAAGAGAAACTGTTTAA
- a CDS encoding TIGR04282 family arsenosugar biosynthesis glycosyltransferase, producing the protein MGQKNKDTAILVFSLSAQLEAERKSLFGKRNKNASKGFFDILIKRTHTIASAAHADVVVFDESQQRGKTFGDRYANAFQELFDLGYRKVLSIGNDTPDLTSEVLEQAVDRIQHNDMVVGPSTDGGIYLLGMRREFFNINEFKALPWLQSTLFHTLVNGVFWKKAKTYYFDELSDIDTAHALHQFLYTTEDAILIEFILNHLSFRTNPAFCPKALFHSNKYSYSFQLRGPPAFSVAA; encoded by the coding sequence ATGGGGCAAAAAAATAAGGATACCGCAATTTTAGTATTCTCTCTTTCGGCACAGCTGGAGGCAGAACGTAAGTCCCTTTTTGGTAAACGCAATAAAAATGCGTCCAAAGGTTTTTTTGATATCCTTATTAAGAGAACCCATACAATTGCATCTGCAGCCCATGCCGATGTGGTGGTTTTTGATGAGAGCCAGCAACGCGGAAAAACATTTGGAGATCGTTATGCCAATGCTTTTCAAGAACTTTTTGATTTAGGCTACAGAAAAGTACTTTCTATTGGTAACGATACCCCGGATTTAACTTCTGAAGTACTAGAACAAGCGGTTGACCGAATTCAACATAATGATATGGTAGTTGGACCTTCCACAGATGGAGGAATCTATCTATTGGGGATGCGTCGGGAGTTTTTCAATATAAATGAATTTAAAGCCCTACCGTGGTTACAGTCTACCTTGTTCCATACTTTGGTAAACGGTGTTTTTTGGAAAAAGGCAAAGACATATTATTTTGATGAGCTTTCGGATATTGATACAGCTCATGCACTACATCAATTTTTATACACTACGGAAGATGCTATTTTAATTGAATTTATATTAAATCATCTATCGTTCCGTACAAATCCGGCTTTTTGCCCAAAAGCACTTTTTCATTCCAACAAATATTCATATTCTTTTCAGTTAAGAGGTCCCCCCGCATTTTCTGTTGCGGCTTAA
- a CDS encoding SusC/RagA family TonB-linked outer membrane protein yields the protein MKTAIIALMQLCAVTAYCQSNSYTAKLVDTDNLPVPYATINELGTNNYVVSDESGKFTLETDADDITVSIASIGYITKEVPAVNGRLPKVIILELSSEQLDEIVVTALGIEREKQSLVSAVTTVKAEQLTEVPLTNMVNSLAGRVAGVQITNGSSGVGSSSRIVIRGENSLGGSNQPLFVVDGVPISNEQITSNLVNDGALQEVDFGNGGADISPDDIASISILKGAGSAALYGARAANGVVVITTKRGRKKKGLGISINSTLTVESLLTLPDYQNEYGGGSNGEYAFQNGIGAGLNDGGISSYGPRLDQGQLIAQFDSPSTDINGNPVRAGDVISRTRPDGSFTDITPTPWVSRPDNVRNFFETGVTYQNNISISTGGEKGSARLSYSNLKNDGIVPNTDLKRNGIAISLDQKVHDKLNVKAFLNYINTRSGNRPNLGYGYENPLYGFNWTGRNTNVESLKNYWQAGQEGIQHYDFNYLWLTNPYLTVYENTNSFNKNRILGNASATYDITDKLSLSVRAGIDTYDDKREFRRAVSTNQNPLGTYREDDVRFRELNTDALLSYSDNINEDWKYNISAGANRFDQDIQYKFSEASQLAIPGIYTLANSRTPLKGDSQKFNKRINSVYASGNLSYKNSLYFDATFRNDWSSTLPSDNNSFGYYSAGLSYVVSNMFTLPEAISYLNLRFSAASVGNDTDPYQNVQNFVFNQNYGSSFRVTNETVLKNANLRPERLNALEAGLEAWFLDGGLQLDVAGYQNTSIDQIISRPISQTSGFSNFNVNGGEVRTRGFEALVSAEIIRSQDFGWQSSVNYSTYRSEVTELPEGVDQFVTGTADIFSGGGGSNTVFYIARENGRVGDMYGTGFLEVDGKTVYGANGLPIQDGNLRLLGNYNPDFTVGFNNKFSYKNIDMTILFDWRKGGTIVSRIKALGSTSGVLQETLVGREDGVIGDGVVNVGTAESPEYVPNTTAVPASQFYNNFFDRGNEDSALYSASYVKLRQLGLYYNLPEKVSKSIGFQNIKLGLVGSNLLLFTENPHFDPELNALQGQRIVYGVEDFSYPSTRSFGFSVKTDF from the coding sequence ATGAAAACAGCTATAATAGCGCTTATGCAGCTATGTGCGGTAACAGCATATTGCCAGAGTAATTCGTACACTGCAAAATTGGTAGACACAGATAATCTGCCCGTCCCTTATGCCACGATAAATGAGTTGGGCACCAATAATTATGTGGTTTCCGATGAATCAGGGAAATTTACTTTAGAAACGGACGCAGATGATATTACGGTCAGTATTGCGTCCATAGGCTATATAACGAAAGAGGTTCCGGCTGTAAATGGACGCCTTCCCAAAGTGATTATACTAGAACTTTCATCCGAACAATTAGATGAAATTGTAGTTACGGCGCTGGGCATTGAACGGGAAAAGCAATCTTTGGTTTCTGCCGTAACCACGGTTAAAGCAGAACAATTAACAGAGGTGCCACTTACTAATATGGTAAATAGCCTTGCCGGTCGGGTTGCCGGTGTTCAGATTACTAACGGTTCATCGGGTGTGGGTTCTTCATCACGCATTGTAATTCGGGGTGAAAACTCTTTGGGCGGTAGCAACCAACCCTTATTTGTTGTTGATGGTGTGCCTATCAGTAATGAGCAGATTACTAGTAACCTGGTAAATGACGGAGCGCTCCAAGAAGTGGATTTCGGTAATGGCGGTGCAGATATTAGTCCAGATGATATTGCATCAATCTCCATTTTAAAGGGCGCTGGTTCTGCAGCCTTGTACGGAGCACGTGCCGCAAACGGAGTTGTAGTCATTACTACTAAAAGAGGCCGAAAGAAAAAGGGATTGGGCATAAGCATCAATAGCACTTTGACGGTGGAAAGCCTATTGACCTTGCCCGATTATCAAAACGAGTATGGTGGAGGTTCCAATGGGGAATATGCCTTTCAAAATGGAATTGGAGCAGGTCTCAACGATGGAGGTATCAGCAGCTATGGCCCACGTTTAGACCAAGGTCAGCTTATTGCTCAGTTCGATAGTCCTTCCACAGATATCAACGGTAATCCTGTAAGGGCAGGAGATGTGATTTCCAGAACCCGTCCAGATGGTTCGTTTACGGATATAACCCCTACACCGTGGGTGTCAAGACCGGACAACGTTCGTAATTTCTTTGAAACAGGGGTAACATATCAAAATAACATTTCCATTAGTACGGGCGGAGAAAAGGGAAGCGCGCGGTTATCGTACAGTAACCTAAAAAATGACGGAATTGTGCCGAATACCGATTTAAAACGGAACGGAATCGCAATTAGCTTAGACCAGAAAGTTCACGATAAACTGAATGTAAAGGCCTTTTTGAACTATATCAATACCCGCAGCGGCAATCGGCCTAATTTAGGGTATGGCTATGAAAATCCGCTGTACGGATTTAACTGGACGGGTAGAAATACCAACGTGGAGTCGTTAAAAAACTATTGGCAAGCAGGTCAAGAGGGCATCCAGCATTATGATTTTAACTATTTATGGTTGACCAACCCTTATTTAACGGTTTATGAAAACACAAATAGTTTCAATAAAAATAGAATTTTAGGAAACGCATCTGCTACCTATGATATTACGGATAAGCTAAGTCTAAGTGTTCGCGCCGGTATTGATACGTATGATGATAAAAGGGAATTCCGTCGTGCGGTGAGTACAAATCAGAATCCGTTAGGAACCTATCGTGAAGATGATGTTCGGTTTCGGGAGTTAAATACCGATGCACTTCTCTCCTATTCCGATAATATTAACGAGGATTGGAAGTACAACATATCGGCAGGCGCAAATCGGTTTGACCAAGACATTCAATATAAATTTTCTGAAGCCTCCCAATTGGCTATTCCTGGTATTTACACCTTAGCAAATTCAAGAACACCACTTAAAGGAGATAGTCAGAAATTCAACAAACGCATTAATAGTGTGTATGCCAGCGGTAATCTTTCCTATAAAAATTCACTGTATTTTGATGCTACTTTTAGAAACGACTGGAGCAGTACATTACCAAGTGATAATAATTCTTTTGGATACTACTCGGCAGGGCTAAGTTATGTTGTGAGCAATATGTTTACGCTGCCCGAAGCCATTTCGTACCTGAACTTAAGGTTTAGCGCTGCCAGTGTCGGTAACGACACGGACCCGTACCAGAATGTACAGAACTTCGTTTTTAATCAAAACTATGGCTCTAGTTTTAGGGTAACCAATGAAACGGTATTGAAAAATGCCAATTTACGGCCAGAACGTTTAAATGCTTTGGAAGCCGGTTTGGAGGCATGGTTTTTAGATGGCGGGCTTCAGCTAGATGTGGCTGGATACCAAAACACCAGTATTGACCAGATTATTTCCAGACCTATTTCGCAGACCAGCGGGTTTTCTAATTTTAATGTAAATGGCGGCGAAGTAAGAACCAGAGGTTTTGAAGCTTTGGTGAGTGCTGAAATTATCCGTTCGCAAGATTTCGGCTGGCAATCATCAGTAAACTATTCAACCTATAGAAGTGAAGTTACGGAATTGCCCGAAGGTGTAGACCAGTTTGTGACCGGCACAGCAGATATTTTCTCCGGTGGTGGCGGTTCTAACACCGTTTTTTATATTGCTCGTGAGAACGGTCGTGTAGGTGACATGTATGGCACTGGGTTCCTTGAGGTAGATGGAAAAACTGTTTACGGCGCTAATGGATTGCCGATCCAAGACGGAAATCTTAGGCTTTTAGGAAATTATAATCCTGATTTTACGGTAGGCTTCAATAACAAGTTTTCCTATAAAAATATTGATATGACCATACTTTTCGATTGGCGAAAAGGCGGTACCATTGTTTCCAGAATCAAAGCTTTAGGTAGCACTTCAGGTGTTTTGCAAGAAACTTTGGTGGGTCGGGAAGATGGTGTCATTGGCGATGGGGTCGTAAATGTAGGAACTGCCGAAAGCCCGGAATACGTGCCGAATACTACAGCAGTCCCGGCGAGTCAATTTTACAATAACTTTTTTGACCGTGGTAACGAAGATAGCGCACTTTATAGTGCATCTTATGTAAAACTGCGTCAGTTAGGGCTGTACTATAACCTCCCGGAAAAAGTATCCAAATCAATTGGTTTTCAGAATATCAAGTTAGGCTTGGTGGGTAGCAATTTATTGTTGTTTACGGAGAACCCTCATTTTGACCCGGAACTCAATGCTTTGCAAGGGCAGCGAATTGTTTATGGGGTAGAAGACTTTTCCTATCCATCCACTAGAAGTTTTGGTTTTAGTGTAAAAACTGATTTTTAA
- a CDS encoding SusD/RagB family nutrient-binding outer membrane lipoprotein, which yields MNKLYIVTLTSFILLFGSCTDEFEELNENPNSPESVDPQFLLANVISVEADQNAYNQGFRLANYIQQFAASVEFERIDRYEMGTNSEYWNIIFQLLSDIKSMRELQGSNEAYNAIGDVMQSFLFSQLTDMWGDVPYTDAVNALEGQFTPAYDTQESIYTDSETGILVVLERAAATLENSNATINGDVMFNGDLNKWMRFANSLRLRYLLRISKRLTDYSEIQVLAESGKLMQSNADNAVLPYLTSAPNQYPMTLAALGLYQEHRMTATVDSVLTLWNDPRVEVLYKPTQVSINTGNPEFKGLVNGQDRETIAEKGIDLNDVSLFGAIFRDVPDGVDAQFMQYSEVQFALAEAVERGYISGDVQAYYEAGIAASFEYYDVELPTGYVSQESIVLNGTDNLNKILTQKWFSLISNGHEAWFNVRRTGIPNLKPGPDNLNNNKYPVRYLYPESEQATNSANYKAAAERIGGDNINSKGWWEKD from the coding sequence ATGAACAAACTATATATAGTAACCCTTACAAGTTTTATCTTGTTATTTGGGAGTTGTACAGATGAGTTTGAAGAACTTAATGAAAACCCAAATTCTCCGGAATCAGTAGATCCACAGTTTTTGTTGGCAAACGTTATTTCGGTTGAAGCAGACCAGAATGCGTACAATCAAGGGTTTCGTTTGGCTAATTACATTCAGCAGTTTGCAGCTAGTGTAGAATTTGAGCGCATTGACCGTTACGAAATGGGAACGAATAGCGAGTATTGGAATATCATTTTTCAATTGCTGAGCGATATTAAATCTATGCGAGAGCTACAAGGCTCTAATGAGGCGTATAATGCCATTGGAGATGTAATGCAAAGCTTTCTGTTCTCTCAATTAACGGATATGTGGGGAGATGTACCCTATACCGATGCCGTCAATGCGTTGGAGGGCCAGTTTACACCAGCTTATGATACGCAAGAGAGTATTTATACAGATTCGGAAACAGGTATTTTAGTTGTTTTGGAACGGGCAGCGGCTACTTTAGAAAATTCAAATGCCACTATAAATGGGGATGTTATGTTTAATGGGGATTTGAACAAATGGATGCGTTTTGCCAATTCCTTGCGTTTACGTTATCTTTTAAGAATTAGTAAACGGCTTACCGATTATTCTGAGATTCAGGTTTTGGCGGAATCAGGTAAACTAATGCAGTCAAATGCCGATAATGCTGTGTTGCCCTATTTGACTTCGGCACCCAATCAATACCCAATGACGTTGGCCGCTTTGGGCCTATATCAAGAACACCGTATGACGGCAACCGTTGATTCGGTTTTAACTCTGTGGAACGACCCTAGGGTTGAGGTTTTGTACAAACCAACCCAGGTAAGCATTAATACAGGAAATCCTGAATTTAAGGGGTTGGTCAATGGTCAAGATCGAGAAACTATTGCAGAAAAGGGAATCGATTTAAATGACGTTTCTTTGTTCGGTGCTATTTTTAGAGATGTTCCTGATGGGGTGGATGCACAGTTTATGCAATATTCAGAGGTGCAGTTTGCTTTGGCAGAAGCTGTAGAGCGTGGTTATATCTCTGGAGATGTACAAGCGTATTACGAAGCGGGTATTGCTGCAAGTTTTGAATATTATGATGTTGAGCTCCCAACTGGTTATGTATCCCAGGAATCAATTGTATTGAATGGAACTGATAATCTAAACAAAATTTTGACTCAAAAATGGTTTAGCTTAATTTCGAATGGCCACGAAGCATGGTTTAATGTACGAAGAACGGGTATTCCGAATTTAAAACCAGGTCCTGATAACCTGAACAATAATAAATATCCCGTTCGGTATTTGTATCCGGAATCTGAGCAAGCAACAAATAGTGCCAATTATAAAGCGGCAGCCGAAAGAATTGGAGGAGATAATATCAACAGTAAAGGTTGGTGGGAAAAAGATTGA
- a CDS encoding ABC transporter ATP-binding protein, with protein sequence MFLEVQHIVKSFEVENVVKDLNFSLEAKQTLSILGKSGCGKTTMLKTIGGLITPDSGRILLNGEDITAVKPEKRNIVYLYQEDLLFPHLNAFENIAFGLRLKKIPEGLIKEKVNHMLKSLELEGQSDKMPTQLSGGQRQRVSFGRAISTSPSLLLLDEPFGSLDTGTRQRMQELFKRLTEEFKITSLFVTHDLKEAVLMGDQIGFMEDGILKIYEDKKDFIQDPQTGVRNEIDFWGGLI encoded by the coding sequence ATGTTTCTTGAGGTACAACATATCGTAAAAAGTTTTGAAGTGGAAAATGTGGTCAAAGACCTTAATTTTTCACTTGAAGCTAAGCAGACCCTAAGTATTTTAGGAAAATCTGGCTGTGGAAAAACCACGATGCTTAAAACTATAGGCGGACTAATTACGCCGGATTCAGGGAGAATTTTATTGAACGGAGAAGATATTACCGCGGTTAAACCCGAAAAGAGAAACATTGTTTATCTGTATCAAGAAGACTTGCTTTTTCCTCATTTAAATGCTTTTGAGAATATCGCTTTTGGACTTCGCCTTAAAAAAATACCGGAAGGTTTAATAAAAGAGAAGGTTAATCACATGCTTAAAAGTTTAGAACTAGAAGGACAATCGGATAAAATGCCTACACAACTATCCGGTGGGCAACGGCAACGTGTTTCTTTTGGGCGAGCTATAAGTACCAGCCCTTCGCTTTTGCTTTTAGATGAGCCTTTTGGGAGTTTGGATACGGGCACGCGCCAACGAATGCAGGAGCTATTTAAAAGGTTGACCGAGGAGTTCAAAATTACCTCACTTTTTGTTACGCATGATTTAAAAGAAGCGGTTTTGATGGGAGACCAAATCGGTTTTATGGAAGATGGTATTTTAAAGATTTATGAGGATAAAAAAGATTTTATTCAAGACCCGCAGACCGGTGTTC
- a CDS encoding ABC transporter substrate-binding protein — translation MNRIRNILFGFLIGLSLLGCGEKSKQDDEQLKSATWQEIEKKSEGKTVNFMMWQGSTAINDYINNYVVPTVKEKYDIDLQISGGQGPEIVQLVMGEKQADIDEGQVDMVWINGETFFQLRKVDGLWGSFVEKLPNSKFIDFDNPFINTDFQQPVNGMEAPWSINQFAIVYDSQKTSSPPKSIPEFEIFIKENPGTFTISNDFTGMTFLKSLMAEIGGSPNALDGNFDENKYQELSAKLWAFINESKQYFWKEGSTFPKEQSKMNQLFANGELLLTYGFREGSIEDKVLSGFYPKSTKGYAWENGTIRNTNYLGILHNAPQKAATMQVINFLLSPEAQLKKSDVDGMNSNTVLDMSELPPDWSMKFLDAKKREFGPSIRELELNAITEPAPEYMIRLYEDFRKHVIEN, via the coding sequence ATGAATAGGATTAGAAATATACTATTTGGTTTTTTAATAGGGCTAAGTTTACTCGGTTGTGGAGAGAAATCTAAACAAGACGATGAACAATTGAAGAGCGCAACATGGCAGGAAATCGAAAAGAAATCTGAGGGTAAAACCGTTAACTTCATGATGTGGCAGGGCAGTACGGCCATTAATGATTACATAAATAACTATGTAGTGCCAACGGTTAAGGAGAAGTATGATATTGACTTACAAATTAGTGGTGGTCAAGGGCCCGAAATCGTGCAGTTGGTTATGGGAGAAAAGCAAGCCGATATTGATGAAGGGCAAGTAGATATGGTTTGGATCAATGGAGAGACATTTTTCCAATTAAGAAAGGTAGACGGGCTTTGGGGATCATTCGTGGAGAAGCTACCAAATTCCAAATTTATAGATTTTGATAATCCTTTTATAAATACGGATTTTCAACAACCCGTAAATGGTATGGAGGCCCCGTGGAGTATAAATCAGTTTGCAATCGTATACGATTCACAGAAGACATCAAGTCCGCCTAAAAGTATTCCTGAGTTTGAAATATTTATTAAAGAAAATCCGGGGACGTTTACGATTTCTAATGATTTTACGGGTATGACGTTCTTAAAGAGTTTGATGGCCGAAATAGGTGGTAGCCCAAATGCTCTGGATGGAAATTTTGACGAAAATAAATACCAAGAGCTCTCAGCAAAATTATGGGCCTTCATAAATGAGAGCAAGCAATATTTTTGGAAGGAAGGAAGTACTTTTCCTAAAGAGCAATCTAAAATGAACCAGCTTTTTGCTAATGGAGAATTGCTTCTTACCTATGGATTTAGGGAAGGTAGTATTGAAGATAAAGTATTGAGCGGATTTTATCCAAAATCTACCAAAGGGTATGCTTGGGAAAACGGTACGATAAGAAACACTAATTACCTCGGAATTTTGCATAATGCACCCCAAAAGGCAGCTACAATGCAAGTGATTAATTTTTTGCTTTCTCCTGAAGCTCAACTCAAAAAATCCGATGTTGACGGAATGAATTCCAATACGGTTTTGGACATGAGTGAACTGCCTCCAGATTGGAGTATGAAATTCCTTGATGCTAAAAAGCGGGAATTTGGTCCGAGTATAAGAGAATTGGAGTTGAACGCCATCACGGAACCTGCACCGGAATATATGATTCGTTTATACGAGGACTTTAGAAAACATGTCATTGAGAATTAA
- a CDS encoding ABC transporter permease: MRINWKPFVLSLAVLLILFPFVYLVFLSLASEWRFPDVWPSYLGLRNWQTVFDSETGLLQSFLSSLVISLSVAVFSTASGFLISKSVFYHPKRKTLTLLAYFPYILSPVVFAACLSFFFLKMGLFGNMTGVVVAQFIIAFPYALLFFSSFWNEKVKNYEDLVATLGGNKWQAYTKVLLPLAKGLILICFFQTFLISWFEYGLTSIIGIGKVQTLTIKVFLFIKEANYYYGALSCCLLIFPPVVLLYFNKRYVFKKLV, encoded by the coding sequence ATGCGAATTAACTGGAAACCCTTTGTGCTTAGTCTGGCGGTGCTGTTGATACTGTTTCCGTTCGTCTACCTCGTGTTTTTGTCGTTGGCTTCAGAATGGAGATTTCCTGATGTTTGGCCCTCTTATTTAGGGTTAAGGAATTGGCAGACCGTTTTTGATTCAGAAACAGGACTTTTACAAAGTTTTTTGTCCTCTTTGGTAATATCACTTTCTGTGGCAGTATTTTCAACAGCTTCCGGATTTTTAATTAGTAAGTCCGTTTTTTATCACCCCAAGAGAAAGACATTGACGTTACTTGCCTATTTTCCATACATATTGTCACCCGTCGTTTTCGCGGCCTGTCTCAGCTTTTTCTTTTTAAAAATGGGGTTGTTCGGGAATATGACCGGTGTTGTTGTGGCGCAGTTCATCATCGCTTTCCCTTATGCTCTGCTTTTTTTTAGCAGTTTTTGGAACGAAAAGGTTAAAAACTATGAAGATTTGGTGGCTACCTTAGGCGGAAACAAATGGCAGGCCTATACCAAGGTTTTATTACCCTTGGCAAAAGGCCTTATTCTTATCTGCTTTTTTCAGACCTTTCTTATTTCATGGTTTGAGTATGGCTTAACTTCTATTATTGGGATTGGTAAGGTGCAAACCTTAACTATCAAGGTGTTCTTGTTTATTAAGGAGGCCAACTATTATTATGGAGCATTAAGTTGCTGTTTATTGATTTTTCCACCGGTAGTTTTATTGTATTTTAACAAACGTTATGTGTTTAAAAAATTGGTTTAA